One Vitis riparia cultivar Riparia Gloire de Montpellier isolate 1030 chromosome 4, EGFV_Vit.rip_1.0, whole genome shotgun sequence genomic window carries:
- the LOC117913246 gene encoding vegetative cell wall protein gp1-like yields the protein MARTKGAKSSSPSSRKPAPREAPVQASTSEPPPPEVVSPPVKPTPKKRQAKPTLQTPPARPYLTRSGGRPLQKRARVESTEPIDLTRQSPIPSPEPSPALPAKPQASQPPPSEPQIPSRTALEAIIRRPMLTQPPIEGNLDCRARPFHFELCFDTAAFQLRLELEEPQLERKRICREVFTFDKRSNMTAYRMEQPKLPQPAQIPATRRASPRLIPEGIPVASPTIARASPVPPVAPASSQPSTSAEPRMAIPIFEYRDLCQALQTLTAS from the exons ATGGCACGAACCAAAGGCGCTAAGTCTTCCTCTCCTTCTAGCCGAAAGCCAGCGCCGCGCGAGGCGCCTGTGCAAGCCTCAACCTCTGAGCCGCCACCGCCAGAAGTTGTTTCGCCTCCTGTGAAGCCCACACCAAAGAAGCGTCAGGCCAAGCCGACATTGCAAACGCCTCCGGCGAGGCCCTAtcttaccaggtcagggggtCGTCCCCTGCAAAAACGAGCTAGAGTGGAAAGCACGGAACCCATCGACTTAACAAGGCAGTCCCCTATTCCATCTCCAGAGCCCTCTCCGGCACTGCCGGCAAAGCCTCAAGCAAGCCAGCCGCCACCTTCTGAGCCCCAAATTCCGTCTAGGACAGCTCTGGAAGCGATAATCAGGCGTCCAATGCTTACTcagccaccaattgaaggcaatttggactgcCGAGCTCGGCCATTCCACTTTGAGCTATGCTTTGACACAGCCGCCTTCCAGTTGCGGCTAGAGCTTGAAG AGCCTCAGCTGGAGCGCAAGAGGATATGTCGAGAGGTTTTTACTTTCGACAAACGGAGCAACATGACAGCAtataggatggagcagccaAAGCTCCCACAGCCAGCTCAGATACCAGCTACTAGGAGAGCATCTCCACgtcttatacctgagggtatacctgtTGCTTCTCCTACCATAGCCAGAGCCTCTCCAGTCCCTCCAGTTGCTCCAGCCTCATCGCAACCCTCCACTTCAGCTGAGCCCaggatggccatccctatttttgagtatagggatttatgccAGGCATTGCAGACCTTGACAGCATCTtag